The following are encoded together in the Citrus sinensis cultivar Valencia sweet orange chromosome 1, DVS_A1.0, whole genome shotgun sequence genome:
- the LOC102577937 gene encoding probable sulfate transporter 3.5 isoform X2 encodes MAESLSVNFSGPKSFSTKLKSKCKETLFPDDPFKQFRNEKHRAIKALQYFIPFFEWIPNYNLKLLRYDVLAGITITSLAIPQGISYAKLASIPPIIGLYSSFVPPLVYAVFGSSKHLAVGTVAACSLLIADTIGQKVPPKKDPTLYLHLVFTATFFTGIFQTALGFLRLGILVDFLSHSTITGFMGGTAIIICLQQLKGLFGLKHFTTKTDVVSVLHAVFSNRKEWRWESAVIGISFLIFLQFTRYLKNRKPKLFWVSAMAPMVTVVVGCLFAYFAHAEKHGIQIVGDLRKGINPPSIGYLNFKSEYLTVTVKAGIITALIALAEGIAIARSFAIMQNEQIDGNKEMIAFGLMNIVGSFTSCYLTTGCKTAMSNVVMSFCMMLVLLFLAPLFSYTPLVALSAIIMSAMFGLINYEEAILLFKVDKLDFSICMAAFLGVAFISMDIGLMLSVGLALLRTLIYVARPATCKLGKISDSNLYLDTEQYQHAQGFPGILILQLGSPIYFANCNYIRERVLRWIRDEQVLSNSKPDVIEHVLLDLSGVSTIDMTGIAAFREILRILEAKSIKMKLINPRIGVMDKMILSKFIDVIGKDSVFLSIEDAIDACRFSLQKEKHQNDLSDISA; translated from the exons ATGGCGGAGAGCCTTTCTGTGAATTTCTCGGGCCCTAAGAGTTTTTCGACGAAGCTGAAATCTAAATGCAAAGAAACCCTGTTCCCCGATGACCCTTTTAAGCAATTTCGAAACGAAAAACATAGAGCCATCAAAGCCTTGCAATATTTCATTCCGTTCTTTGAGTGGATACCTAATTACAATCTAAAATTACTCAGGTACGATGTCCTCGCCGGGATCACCATTACCAGCCTCGCCATCCCTCAGGGTATCAGCTATGCCAAGCTTGCCAGCATTCCTCCGATCATCGGCCTCT ATTCGAGCTTTGTTCCACCACTTGTATATGCCGTATTCGGGAGCTCAAAGCATCTAGCAGTGGGAACGGTAGCAGCATGCTCGCTGCTAATAGCCGACACGATTGGACAAAAAGTGCCACCCAAAAAGGATCCAACATTGTACCTTCACTTGGTTTTCACGGCTACCTTTTTCACAGGCATTTTCCAGACAGCTTTAGGTTTTCTAAG GCTTGGAATTTTGGTAGATTTTTTGTCACATTCCACGATCACTGGTTTCATGGGAGGCACTGCTATAATAATATGCTTGCAACAACTGAAGGGCCTGTTCGGATTGAAACATTTTACTACTAAAACTGACGTCGTTTCCGTCTTGCATGCAGTCTTCAGCAATCGAAAAGAG tGGAGGTGGGAGAGCGCTGTTATAGGTATAAGCTTCCTCATTTTCCTCCAATTCACTAGGTACCTG AAAAACAGAAAGCCAAAGCTATTTTGGGTATCAGCAATGGCTCCCATGGTCACTGTTGTAGTCGGCTGTCTTTTTGCTTATTTCGCCCATGCGGAGAAACATGGAATACAAATT gTGGGTGACTTGAGAAAAGGAATAAATCCTCCTTCCATTGGCTACTTGAACTTTAAATCTGAATATCTCACAGTCACTGTCAAAGCTGGAATCATTACAGCCCTTATAGCTTTAGCT GAAGGCATAGCAATAGCAAGGAGCTTTGCAATAatgcaaaatgaacaaattgaTGGGAACAAAGAGATGATAGCTTTTGGTCTCATGAACATAGTTGGATCTTTCACTTCATGCTACTTAACAACTG GGTGCAAAACTGCCATGTCAAATGTTGTAATGTCATTTTGCATGATGCTTGTACTCTTGTTCTTGGCTCCTCTCTTCAGTTACACACCTCTTGTAGCTCTATCAGCCATCATCATGTCCGCCATGTTCGGGCTTATTAACTATGAAGAGGCTATTCTCCTCTTCAAAGTTGATAAGCTAGATTTTAGCATTTGCATGGCAGCTTTCCTTGGGGTCGCCTTCATAAGCATGGACATTGGCCTCATGCTCTCC GTGGGGCTTGCTTTACTTCGGACGCTTATATATGTGGCAAGGCCTGCTACTTGCAAGCTTGGAAAAATCTCAGACTCGAATCTGTACCTGGATACAGAGCAGTATCAGCATGCACAAGGGTTCCCAGGAATCCTAATTCTGCAACTTGGTTCCCCTATTTACTTTGCAAATTGCAATTACATTAGAGAAAg GGTTTTGAGATGGATCCGAGATGAACAGGTCTTATCAAATTCCAAGCCGGATGTTATTGAGCATGTTTTACTAGATTTGTCAG GAGTTTCAACAATAGACATGACAGGAATTGCCGCATTTAGAGAAATACTCAGAATTTTGGAAGCAAAATCTATTAAG atgaaattaataaatcccAGGATTGGGGTTATGGATAAAATGATACTGTCAAAGTTCATCGACGTCATTGGGAAGGATTCGGTTTTCTTGTCAATTGAAGATGCAATTGATGCATGTCGGTTTTCACTTCAAAAGGAGAAACACCAGAACGACTTGTCGGACATTTCTGCTTGA
- the LOC102577937 gene encoding probable sulfate transporter 3.5 isoform X1 gives MAESLSVNFSGPKSFSTKLKSKCKETLFPDDPFKQFRNEKHRAIKALQYFIPFFEWIPNYNLKLLRYDVLAGITITSLAIPQGISYAKLASIPPIIGLYSSFVPPLVYAVFGSSKHLAVGTVAACSLLIADTIGQKVPPKKDPTLYLHLVFTATFFTGIFQTALGFLRLGILVDFLSHSTITGFMGGTAIIICLQQLKGLFGLKHFTTKTDVVSVLHAVFSNRKEWRWESAVIGISFLIFLQFTRYLKNRKPKLFWVSAMAPMVTVVVGCLFAYFAHAEKHGIQIVGDLRKGINPPSIGYLNFKSEYLTVTVKAGIITALIALAEGIAIARSFAIMQNEQIDGNKEMIAFGLMNIVGSFTSCYLTTGPFSKTAVNFNAGCKTAMSNVVMSFCMMLVLLFLAPLFSYTPLVALSAIIMSAMFGLINYEEAILLFKVDKLDFSICMAAFLGVAFISMDIGLMLSVGLALLRTLIYVARPATCKLGKISDSNLYLDTEQYQHAQGFPGILILQLGSPIYFANCNYIRERVLRWIRDEQVLSNSKPDVIEHVLLDLSGVSTIDMTGIAAFREILRILEAKSIKMKLINPRIGVMDKMILSKFIDVIGKDSVFLSIEDAIDACRFSLQKEKHQNDLSDISA, from the exons ATGGCGGAGAGCCTTTCTGTGAATTTCTCGGGCCCTAAGAGTTTTTCGACGAAGCTGAAATCTAAATGCAAAGAAACCCTGTTCCCCGATGACCCTTTTAAGCAATTTCGAAACGAAAAACATAGAGCCATCAAAGCCTTGCAATATTTCATTCCGTTCTTTGAGTGGATACCTAATTACAATCTAAAATTACTCAGGTACGATGTCCTCGCCGGGATCACCATTACCAGCCTCGCCATCCCTCAGGGTATCAGCTATGCCAAGCTTGCCAGCATTCCTCCGATCATCGGCCTCT ATTCGAGCTTTGTTCCACCACTTGTATATGCCGTATTCGGGAGCTCAAAGCATCTAGCAGTGGGAACGGTAGCAGCATGCTCGCTGCTAATAGCCGACACGATTGGACAAAAAGTGCCACCCAAAAAGGATCCAACATTGTACCTTCACTTGGTTTTCACGGCTACCTTTTTCACAGGCATTTTCCAGACAGCTTTAGGTTTTCTAAG GCTTGGAATTTTGGTAGATTTTTTGTCACATTCCACGATCACTGGTTTCATGGGAGGCACTGCTATAATAATATGCTTGCAACAACTGAAGGGCCTGTTCGGATTGAAACATTTTACTACTAAAACTGACGTCGTTTCCGTCTTGCATGCAGTCTTCAGCAATCGAAAAGAG tGGAGGTGGGAGAGCGCTGTTATAGGTATAAGCTTCCTCATTTTCCTCCAATTCACTAGGTACCTG AAAAACAGAAAGCCAAAGCTATTTTGGGTATCAGCAATGGCTCCCATGGTCACTGTTGTAGTCGGCTGTCTTTTTGCTTATTTCGCCCATGCGGAGAAACATGGAATACAAATT gTGGGTGACTTGAGAAAAGGAATAAATCCTCCTTCCATTGGCTACTTGAACTTTAAATCTGAATATCTCACAGTCACTGTCAAAGCTGGAATCATTACAGCCCTTATAGCTTTAGCT GAAGGCATAGCAATAGCAAGGAGCTTTGCAATAatgcaaaatgaacaaattgaTGGGAACAAAGAGATGATAGCTTTTGGTCTCATGAACATAGTTGGATCTTTCACTTCATGCTACTTAACAACTG GGCCATTTTCAAAGACTGCTGTGAATTTCAATGCAGGGTGCAAAACTGCCATGTCAAATGTTGTAATGTCATTTTGCATGATGCTTGTACTCTTGTTCTTGGCTCCTCTCTTCAGTTACACACCTCTTGTAGCTCTATCAGCCATCATCATGTCCGCCATGTTCGGGCTTATTAACTATGAAGAGGCTATTCTCCTCTTCAAAGTTGATAAGCTAGATTTTAGCATTTGCATGGCAGCTTTCCTTGGGGTCGCCTTCATAAGCATGGACATTGGCCTCATGCTCTCC GTGGGGCTTGCTTTACTTCGGACGCTTATATATGTGGCAAGGCCTGCTACTTGCAAGCTTGGAAAAATCTCAGACTCGAATCTGTACCTGGATACAGAGCAGTATCAGCATGCACAAGGGTTCCCAGGAATCCTAATTCTGCAACTTGGTTCCCCTATTTACTTTGCAAATTGCAATTACATTAGAGAAAg GGTTTTGAGATGGATCCGAGATGAACAGGTCTTATCAAATTCCAAGCCGGATGTTATTGAGCATGTTTTACTAGATTTGTCAG GAGTTTCAACAATAGACATGACAGGAATTGCCGCATTTAGAGAAATACTCAGAATTTTGGAAGCAAAATCTATTAAG atgaaattaataaatcccAGGATTGGGGTTATGGATAAAATGATACTGTCAAAGTTCATCGACGTCATTGGGAAGGATTCGGTTTTCTTGTCAATTGAAGATGCAATTGATGCATGTCGGTTTTCACTTCAAAAGGAGAAACACCAGAACGACTTGTCGGACATTTCTGCTTGA
- the LOC102626010 gene encoding probable sulfate transporter 3.4, with the protein MGTSLNRVEEEDYSSYTNSSDFISISLEDNNNTTTTATSTSKSSSELHPVCLPPHVTTWQKLNHRLREIFFPDDPLHIFKDQSWRRKLVLAFQYVFPILRWAPHYSLSLFRSDLIAGLTIASLAIPQGISYAKLANLQPIIGLYSSFVPPIVYSVLGSSRHIGIGPVSVASLVMGTMLDGEVSHSNKKDLYLELAFTSTLFAGLFQASLGIFRLGFIIDFLSKATLIGFMAGAAVIVSLQQLKGLLGITHFTSDMELIPVLESVFNSIKEWKWETIVMGFCFLIFLLVARFISTRKPRLFWVSAAAPLTSVILSSLLIFLLKSKLKHVSIIGHLPKGVNPTSENKLYFHGPHLQLAIKTGIITGILSLTEGIAVGRTFASLHNYQVDGNKEMIAIGFMNIVGCCFSCYVTTGSFSRSAVNYNAGAKTIFSNIVMAATVLVTLLFLMPLFHYTPDFVLAAIIITAVVGLVDYKAALRLWKLDKLDFVACCCSFFGVLFISVQIGLAIAVGVSVFKIILHVTRPNTVVLGNIPGTQIFRSLNHYENATRVPSFLILSIESPIFFANSLYLQERISRWVRGEENRIRENNERALKCVILDMTAVTAIDTSGIDAISELKKNMDKRSLQLALVNLVGTVMEKLHQSKTLDSFRSKGLYLTVGEAVDDLSSSWKHWP; encoded by the exons atgggCACAAGCCTCAATCgagtagaagaagaagattattCTTCGTACACCAATTCATCCGATTTTATCTCAATCTCTTTAGAAGACAACAATAACACGACCACGACCGCGACCAGCACCAGCAAGTCTTCGTCGGAGCTTCACCCTGTTTGCCTGCCACCGCATGTCACCACCTGGCAAAAACTAAATCACAGGCTACGCGAGATTTTCTTTCCAGATGATCCCTTGCACATTTTCAAGGATCAGAGTTGGAGAAGAAAGCTTGTTCTCGCTTTTCAATATGTGTTTCCTATACTTCGATGGGCACCCCATTACAGTCTTTCACTCTTTAGATCCGATCTTATTGCTGGTCTCACCATTGCAAGCCTGGCCATCCCTCAG GGGATCAGTTATGCTAAACTTGCAAACTTGCAGCCTATAATTGGATTAT ATTCAAGCTTTGTGCCACCAATAGTATATTCTGTTCTTGGAAGTTCAAGACACATAGGCATTGGCCCGGTCTCAGTAGCATCCTTGGTAATGGGTACAATGCTGGATGGAGAAGTTTctcattcaaataaaaaagatctCTATCTCGAACTGGCTTTCACTTCCACTCTTTTTGCCGGTTTATTTCAAGCTTCGTTAGGGATTTTTAG GTTAGGTttcataatagattttttgtCAAAGGCAACTCTGATTGGGTTCATGGCTGGAGCAGCAGTCATTGTGTCCTTACAGCAACTCAAAGGATTACTTGGGATTACTCATTTCACCAGCGACATGGAATTAATTCCTGTTTTGGAGTCTGTTTTCAATAGCATAAAAGAG TGGAAATGGGAAACTATTGTAATGGGCTTCTGTTTTCTAATATTTCTACTGGTAGCCAGATTTATA AGTACGAGAAAACCGAGGCTCTTCTGGGTTTCAGCAGCGGCTCCATTAACATCTGTCATTCTTTCAAGTCTCTTGATCTTTCTTCTAAAATCCAAACTTAAGCACGTTTCAATA ATTGGTCATTTGCCAAAGGGTGTGAACCCAACTTCAGAAAACAAGCTATATTTCCACGGCCCTCATCTACAACTTGCAATCAAAACAGGCATTATAACTGGCATATTATCTCTCACT GAAGGAATTGCCGTAGGAAGAACATTTGCTTCTCTGCACAATTATCAAGTGGATGGAAACAAAGAAATGATTGCAATCGGTTTTATGAATATTGTTGGATGTTGCTTCTCATGCTATGTTACCACAG GGTCTTTCTCTCGATCTGCTGTGAACTACAATGCTGGGGCAAAGACTATATTTTCGAATATAGTTATGGCAGCAACGGTGCTTGTAACACTGCTTTTTCTCATGCCACTCTTCCATTACACACCAGACTTTGTCTTAGCAGCAATTATCATAACAGCTGTTGTTGGGCTGGTAGACTACAAGGCTGCATTGCGATTGTGGAAGCTTGATAAGCTTGATTTTGTTGCCTGTTGTTGCTCGTTCTTTGGTGTTCTATTTATCTCTGTGCAAATAGGGCTCGCCATAGCT GTTGGAGTTTCCGTGTTCAAGATTATTCTCCACGTGACAAGGCCAAACACAGTGGTTTTGGGGAATATTCCGGGAACTCAGATATTCCGAAGCCTCAATCATTATGAGAACGCAACAAGGGTTCCGTCCTTCCTCATTCTCAGCATTGAATCTCCAATCTTTTTTGCAAACTCATTATATCTCCAAGAAAG GATTTCAAGATGGGTGCGGGGTGAGGAAAACAGGATCCGAGAAAACAATGAGAGGGCCCTGAAATGTGTAATTCTGGACATGACTG CTGTGACTGCAATTGATACCAGCGGTATAGATGCCATATCGGAACTTAAAAAGAATATGGACAAAAGATCGCTTCAG CTCGCGCTGGTAAATTTAGTTGGAACAGTAATGGAGAAGCTTCACCAGTCAAAAACTCTTGATTCATTCAGATCAAAAGGACTTTATTTGACTGTTGGGGAAGCAGTTGATGATCTATCATCTTCATGGAAGCACTGGCCTTAG